The Pseudomonas entomophila genome segment AAGTCAAGCACATCTGACCGGCGCCAGCGGGCGCCATCCCTCGAGGGTATCCTCTGGCAGCTGGCCCAGGTGTTCTGGGTCGGTGGCCTGTGGGTGTTCCATGTGGGGTTGGTGCCGGCGCTCAAGGTGAGTGGCCTTGCGCCGTTACTGGTGCATGACGTGGCTGCGCAGATCGACCGCTGGTTGATCGGCGTGGCGTTGCTTGGGTTGCTTACCCAGCTGGCGGTACTGGCGAGGGTGGACGGCCTGGCGGCCTGGTGGCGGCAGTTCCGCGGGCAGATGCTGTTGCTCGGTTTTGCGGCCTGCGTCAGCTACTACACGCTGCGCTACGGGATTTCCGTGGGCGAGCGTTGGCAGATGTTCTGTTTCCTGGTGCTGGGCTTTTCCGGCATCGTGCTGGTGGCTCAGCCGGTCCCGGTCAAGGTGCGCCGTTGACAGCTCGATGCCTGTAGGGGCCGGCTTGCTGGTGATCGCCGGCAAGCCGGCCCCTACAGGACGCTA includes the following:
- a CDS encoding MFS transporter: MSKSSTSDRRQRAPSLEGILWQLAQVFWVGGLWVFHVGLVPALKVSGLAPLLVHDVAAQIDRWLIGVALLGLLTQLAVLARVDGLAAWWRQFRGQMLLLGFAACVSYYTLRYGISVGERWQMFCFLVLGFSGIVLVAQPVPVKVRR